A stretch of DNA from Sugiyamaella lignohabitans strain CBS 10342 chromosome B, complete sequence:
CTTCTCCACTGTCCCAATATTGGGGCTGATATTAAATCTTGCCAGCAGGCTGGTAAGAAGGTTTTGTTGTCTCttggtggtgctgttggACAATACGGTTTCTCTTCCGATAGTGAAGCTCAAACTTTTGCTGGCACCTTGTGGGATTTGTTTGGCGGTGGTTCTTCTGATACTCGTCcttttgatgatgctgtCGTTGACGGATTTGAccttgatattgaaaacGACTCGTCTACTGGATATGTTGCACTTGTTAATCAACTTCGTCAATACTTTAGCGGTGCTAGTAAAGATTATTACATCTCCACTGCTCCTCAATGCCCCTATCCCGATGCCaatgttggtgatgtttTGGCCaatgctgatattgattttgcCTTCATCCAGTTCTACAATAACTACTGTTCCATTGGTCCAAACTTCAACTTTGACACTTGGCAAAACTTTGCTTCTAACACTTCCCCAAATAAGAACATCAAGCTATTCTTGGGACTTCCCGGATCAActagtgctgctggttcaggTTATGAGCAGCCTGACGCTGTGGCCTCGGCTGTAGCCAGTATCTCCACTGATTCTAATTTCGCTGGTATCATGCTGTGGGATGCTTCTCAGGGATTTACAAATCAGGTGAATGGCGTTTCATATGCGCAAGCCATGCAAAACATTCTTGACGGCCAGAGTGGTGGTAACAGTGGTGCATCAGTAAGTTCTCCTGTCTTGCAAACATCTACCAGTTCAGTTTCCATCCCAACCTCTTCTGTCGCTGCCCCACTGTCATCTTCTCAGCCTGTTGTTACAGCTTCTCCTTCAACTTTCTCAATTGCAGTCAACTCTGGATTGGATTCGGATCCTACTGGACTGACCCTTGTGGCTATTCCAGAatcaactacaactactgttgccaccaccaccgagAGTATCACCAGTGTAGTTGGCCATGTTACCTTTACTAAGCAGGTCCAGCCTATCAAATCAGTTAACCCTGCTCCTCCTTCCACTGAAgttgcagctgctgctccttcaGCTACAGgctctgcttctgctggtggcCCTTGTACTGGAAACGAGACCACCTGCATTGACGGAAAATATTCTGTCTGCAATTTCAACCAGTGGGTTACATTTGATTGTCCTGCTGGAACAGTTTGCCTTGTGTCTGGCGGCGCAAGTTGCGGATTCCCACCTTCAAAGAGAGATGAAACCTTTGTAGTCCGTCGACACAAACATCATGCTCATTAATCGTATACCAAATAGCTTGCATTGTATAACATGACACTGTATTTGATAGCATTTGACTTTtagttttttattttcttagTTCTACCTCGTTACAACATAGCCATATACCATACTTCTAATATGCGCCgtctcctcttcttcttcaaacaTGGGtgtcatttttttctcaaTAATACGTTCTGATTTGAAACCAGCCTGTTCCTTCGCTGTGGGAAAGAAGGCCAGATCCTTGTCAGCCAACTTAGGGCGGTGATGGGTAAACACCACAAACAGTTTTCCATCTGGAGCCAAGCATTTGTCACAGGTGCGGATTAGTTTCTCATGCTCTGAATGGTTAAAAATAAGGTCGGATAAGATGATTAGGTCGAATTTACGGccattttgatttttggcATTTAACAGATCGTCAACTGGATTTCCCCAGATATATCCTTCAACAGTGATAGGCAATTTCGCTCCGTTAGGTACAGATTCTCTCAGTAATTTCACGTTTTCATTGATGTTGTCAATTaaatctggatctggataaTCGGTGATGACCACGTTATCTGCTGTCAAACTCGCAAGTAAAGAAGGCAGCGCAGCAGCGGCACCTAATTCGAGCACAGTTTTACCAGTGATCCATTCATCTCGTTTCAAGTCCATGTAGTCAGCTGTTACTTTACCAGCGTTCCATAATAAATGTCCCCACAGCGGAGATTTGCCAACCAATCTCATACGGACATTGGCAGGCTGGCCATCCTTCACATATTTAGAGTCTCTTGTGTAAGTTTCAAATGTTGGTTCTGGAGGAGGAGGCAGGTATCCTTCTGGTTCCTCAAAAATGTTACCATCTATCTCAATGTCCGAATCGCTTGACATAATTGCTTGGATACTCGACTCACAAAATTGTTTCAATACAATATGAATTTAGGAACATCTAAATTTTGTGTGGACAATATATCACCGATGTACTTGAAAAATTCTTATAACGATCCTAGACCCTGCGTCAACCTATACATCATAGTGTAGCATTCTCGAAACTTTAGTTGTATCCTATCACCAAATTAAATTTACTGGTCCAAGCTAAGAAGTAAAAGGTATAGTTAGTTAAAACCACTGATGAATTTgtggtcttcttcttaccTTAAACATAGACTTTTAAAACTGTTTTAACTTGTTGATTATATCATGGATATAACAGATAATATTTCACTAACCGACGGATATTAAGATGAAAACATCTGTTGAAATAATTGACAAACTACAAGAAGACCACTGAATCATGGAACTATTCCAATTAGGAGATATGGAGTCTTACCACAACGGAGCCCCACCGAGTGTGGCGGGCTCAATGCCGGCAGTCGGTATTTGTATGCAGCGATTTTCCACCGAGAGCTTGTCGCAGATCAGTActttcaacatcatcttAAACTTGACGAGACTCGCAAACAAGCTTTTAGAGAGGTTCTAAAATGCTAGTTGGCAGATTGAAAACAAGCGGCTCCCCGCTGGGAAGTTTAGCTTCTACGTCTCATTGGCTCGTTAATCGATCTGGAAGGTCAGCTAGTTTATTGGGCCTGAATTTAAGGCTATCCACGAATGGCATCCGGTTCTCATCCAGCGACAATCGTCCTGGAAATGCAACTAATGCTACCACCGCGACTGGTGCAGCCTCAGAAATTGTATCGCCTATGGTCACTAGTGCTACTGCTGCAGTTGCTACTCCTACATTACCACAAAGGTTCGTCAACTCACTTCCTCTATCTGTTAAGCCATATGCCGAGCTCATGCGATTAGATAAACCCATTGGAACATGGCTGTTATACAGTCCTTGTACAGTTGCAATTACCATGGCAGCTTATCACACAGGTGCTCCCATTACACAAACTTTGTGGATGCTGACTttatttggaattggatcGGTGATAATGAGAGGTGCAGGTTGCACTATCAACGATCTTTTGGACAGAAACCTTGACAACCAAGTCGAACGTACCAAGACTCGTCCTTTGGCTAGCAAAGCAGTCTCGGTGCCAGCGGCGATAACATTTCTTGGTGCACAATGTTTTGCAGGTTTGGGAATTCTGCTGTCTCTTCCTTCCGACTGTTTCCTTCTTGGAGCAGCATCTTTACCATTGGTATTCACGTATCCATTATTCAAACGATTCACTTACTATCCACAAGTCTGTCTGTCTCTCTGTTTTACATGGGGTGCTCTTCTGGGATTCCCTGCTATGGGTGTCTGGAACTGGCCAGCCATGCTATGTTTGCATGCCTCATCATTTGCCTGGTGCATGATTTATGATACGATATATGCCCATCAAGACAAGCTCTACGATATCAA
This window harbors:
- the CTS1 gene encoding Cts1p (Endochitinase; required for cell separation after mitosis; transcriptional activation during the G1 phase of the cell cycle is mediated by transcription factor Ace2p; GO_component: GO:0005618 - cell wall [Evidence IEA,IEA]; GO_component: GO:0005935 - cellular bud neck [Evidence IDA] [PMID 11747810]; GO_component: GO:0005783 - endoplasmic reticulum [Evidence IDA] [PMID 11914276]; GO_component: GO:0005576 - extracellular region [Evidence IEA,IEA]; GO_component: GO:0005576 - extracellular region [Evidence IDA] [PMID 19129178]; GO_component: GO:0005576 - extracellular region [Evidence IDA] [PMID 1918080]; GO_component: GO:0009277 - fungal-type cell wall [Evidence IDA] [PMID 11747810]; GO_component: GO:0009277 - fungal-type cell wall [Evidence IDA] [PMID 1918080]; GO_component: GO:0005635 - nuclear envelope [Evidence IDA] [PMID 11914276]; GO_function: GO:0008061 - chitin binding [Evidence IEA]; GO_function: GO:0004568 - chitinase activity [Evidence IEA,IEA]; GO_function: GO:0008843 - endochitinase activity [Evidence IDA] [PMID 6799506]; GO_function: GO:0016787 - hydrolase activity [Evidence IEA]; GO_function: GO:0016798 - hydrolase activity, acting on glycosyl bonds [Evidence IEA]; GO_function: GO:0004553 - hydrolase activity, hydrolyzing O-glycosyl compounds [Evidence IEA]; GO_process: GO:0005975 - carbohydrate metabolic process [Evidence IEA,IEA]; GO_process: GO:0006032 - chitin catabolic process [Evidence IEA,IEA]; GO_process: GO:0006032 - chitin catabolic process [Evidence IC] [PMID 3033651]; GO_process: GO:0007109 - cytokinesis, completion of separation [Evidence IMP] [PMID 1918080]; GO_process: GO:0008152 - metabolic process [Evidence IEA]; GO_process: GO:0000272 - polysaccharide catabolic process [Evidence IEA]), which produces MMFMKSFIALAVAISGVRAAFDINSKNNLVMYWGQSSAGSEQSLGDYCAQTAGDIYVLSFLYEFGSGTPSLNIDSCSETFPGSTLLHCPNIGADIKSCQQAGKKVLLSLGGAVGQYGFSSDSEAQTFAGTLWDLFGGGSSDTRPFDDAVVDGFDLDIENDSSTGYVALVNQLRQYFSGASKDYYISTAPQCPYPDANVGDVLANADIDFAFIQFYNNYCSIGPNFNFDTWQNFASNTSPNKNIKLFLGLPGSTSAAGSGYEQPDAVASAVASISTDSNFAGIMLWDASQGFTNQVNGVSYAQAMQNILDGQSGGNSGASVSSPVLQTSTSSVSIPTSSVAAPLSSSQPVVTASPSTFSIAVNSGLDSDPTGLTLVAIPESTTTTVATTTESITSVVGHVTFTKQVQPIKSVNPAPPSTEVAAAAPSATGSASAGGPCTGNETTCIDGKYSVCNFNQWVTFDCPAGTVCLVSGGASCGFPPSKRDETFVVRRHKHHAH
- the NNT1 gene encoding Nnt1p (S-adenosylmethionine-dependent methyltransferase; has a role in rDNA silencing and in lifespan determination; GO_component: GO:0005737 - cytoplasm [Evidence IEA,IEA]; GO_component: GO:0005737 - cytoplasm [Evidence IDA] [PMID 14562095]; GO_function: GO:0008757 - S-adenosylmethionine-dependent methyltransferase activity [Evidence IDA] [PMID 21858014]; GO_function: GO:0008168 - methyltransferase activity [Evidence IEA]; GO_function: GO:0008112 - nicotinamide N-methyltransferase activity [Evidence IEA]; GO_function: GO:0008112 - nicotinamide N-methyltransferase activity [Evidence ISS] [PMID 12736687]; GO_function: GO:0016740 - transferase activity [Evidence IEA]; GO_process: GO:0000183 - chromatin silencing at rDNA [Evidence IMP] [PMID 12736687]; GO_process: GO:0032259 - methylation [Evidence IEA]; GO_process: GO:0006769 - nicotinamide metabolic process [Evidence ISS] [PMID 12736687]; GO_process: GO:0006769 - nicotinamide metabolic process [Evidence IGI] [PMID 14724176]), giving the protein MSSDSDIEIDGNIFEEPEGYLPPPPEPTFETYTRDSKYVKDGQPANVRMRLVGKSPLWGHLLWNAGKVTADYMDLKRDEWITGKTVLELGAAAALPSLLASLTADNVVITDYPDPDLIDNINENVKLLRESVPNGAKLPITVEGYIWGNPVDDLLNAKNQNGRKFDLIILSDLIFNHSEHEKLIRTCDKCLAPDGKLFVVFTHHRPKLADKDLAFFPTAKEQAGFKSERIIEKKMTPMFEEEEETAHIRSMVYGYVVTR
- the COQ2 gene encoding 4-hydroxybenzoate octaprenyltransferase (Para hydroxybenzoate polyprenyl transferase; catalyzes the second step in ubiquinone (coenzyme Q) biosynthesis; human COQ2, mutations in which are implicated in an increased risk of mutiple-system atrophy, is able to complement a yeast coq2 null mutant; GO_component: GO:0016021 - integral component of membrane [Evidence IEA,IEA]; GO_component: GO:0016021 - integral component of membrane [Evidence ISM] [PMID 12192589]; GO_component: GO:0032592 - integral component of mitochondrial membrane [Evidence IDA] [PMID 359053]; GO_component: GO:0016020 - membrane [Evidence IEA]; GO_component: GO:0005743 - mitochondrial inner membrane [Evidence IEA,IEA]; GO_component: GO:0005739 - mitochondrion [Evidence IEA]; GO_component: GO:0005739 - mitochondrion [Evidence IDA] [PMID 10469659]; GO_component: GO:0005739 - mitochondrion [Evidence IDA] [PMID 16823961]; GO_component: GO:0005739 - mitochondrion [Evidence IDA] [PMID 1740455]; GO_function: GO:0002083 - 4-hydroxybenzoate decaprenyltransferase activity [Evidence IEA]; GO_function: GO:0047293 - 4-hydroxybenzoate nonaprenyltransferase activity [Evidence IEA]; GO_function: GO:0008412 - 4-hydroxybenzoate octaprenyltransferase activity [Evidence IMP] [PMID 1740455]; GO_function: GO:0008412 - 4-hydroxybenzoate octaprenyltransferase activity [Evidence IGI] [PMID 7765507]; GO_function: GO:0008412 - 4-hydroxybenzoate octaprenyltransferase activity [Evidence ISS] [PMID 8155731]; GO_function: GO:0004659 - prenyltransferase activity [Evidence IEA]; GO_function: GO:0016740 - transferase activity [Evidence IEA]; GO_process: GO:0009058 - biosynthetic process [Evidence IEA]; GO_process: GO:0008299 - isoprenoid biosynthetic process [Evidence IEA]; GO_process: GO:0006744 - ubiquinone biosynthetic process [Evidence IEA,IEA,IEA]; GO_process: GO:0006744 - ubiquinone biosynthetic process [Evidence IGI] [PMID 15548532]; GO_process: GO:0006744 - ubiquinone biosynthetic process [Evidence IMP] [PMID 1740455]), translated to MLVGRLKTSGSPLGSLASTSHWLVNRSGRSASLLGLNLRLSTNGIRFSSSDNRPGNATNATTATGAASEIVSPMVTSATAAVATPTLPQRFVNSLPLSVKPYAELMRLDKPIGTWLLYSPCTVAITMAAYHTGAPITQTLWMLTLFGIGSVIMRGAGCTINDLLDRNLDNQVERTKTRPLASKAVSVPAAITFLGAQCFAGLGILLSLPSDCFLLGAASLPLVFTYPLFKRFTYYPQVCLSLCFTWGALLGFPAMGVWNWPAMLCLHASSFAWCMIYDTIYAHQDKLYDIKAGIKSTALKWGNKSKDIMEKYAYGQIGFLAAAGVFGGMGPFFFGATVLAAYRVLTMIKKVNLDDPANCWKWFVENINTGHFLWAGASADYLLRLGGLL